In Pseudomonas oryzicola, one DNA window encodes the following:
- a CDS encoding nitrite/sulfite reductase, producing the protein MYVYDEYDQRIIEDRVKQFRDQTRRYLAGELSEEEFRPLRLQNGLYIQRFAPMLRVAVPYGQLNARQVRTLAKIARDYDKGYAHISTRQNVQFNWPALEDVPDILAELATVQMHAIQTSGNCLRNTTTDQFAGVAADEIIDPRPWCEIVRQWTTFHPEFAYLPRKFKIAINGSQEDRAAIEVHDIGLEPVRNAAGELGFRVLVGGGLGRTPVVGSFINEFLPWQDLISYLDAILRVYNRYGRRDNKYKARIKILVKALTPEVFAEKVEAEMVHLRGGSTTLTEAEVQRVSRHFVDPDYLALDNVDYSALDAEYPGFARWRSRNTRAHKRPGYVAVTLSLKPTGVAPGDLTDKQLDAVADLAERYSFGFLRTSHEQNIILADVEQRQLHALWLELREAGFATPNIGLLTDIICCPGGDYCSLANAKSIPIAESIQRRFDDLDYLFDIGEIDLNISGCMNACGHHHVGHIGILGVDKKGEEFYQVSLGGNAARGASLGKILGPSFAQDDMADVIEKLIAVYVEQRTEEERFIDTYQRIGIDPFKERVYAANH; encoded by the coding sequence ATGTACGTATACGACGAGTACGATCAGCGGATCATCGAGGACCGCGTCAAGCAGTTCCGTGATCAGACCCGCCGCTACCTGGCCGGGGAACTGAGCGAAGAAGAATTCCGCCCTCTGCGCCTGCAGAACGGCCTTTACATCCAACGTTTCGCACCAATGCTGCGTGTCGCCGTGCCGTACGGCCAGCTGAACGCCCGCCAGGTCCGCACCCTGGCCAAGATCGCCCGCGACTACGACAAGGGCTATGCCCACATCTCCACCCGCCAGAACGTACAGTTCAACTGGCCGGCGCTGGAAGACGTCCCGGACATCCTCGCCGAGCTGGCCACCGTGCAGATGCACGCGATCCAGACCAGCGGCAACTGCCTGCGCAACACCACCACCGACCAGTTCGCCGGTGTCGCTGCAGATGAAATCATCGATCCACGCCCCTGGTGTGAAATCGTCCGCCAGTGGACCACCTTCCACCCGGAATTCGCCTACCTGCCGCGCAAGTTCAAGATTGCCATCAACGGCTCGCAGGAAGACCGTGCCGCCATCGAAGTGCACGACATCGGCCTGGAGCCGGTGCGCAATGCCGCTGGCGAACTGGGCTTCCGCGTGCTGGTCGGCGGCGGCCTGGGCCGTACCCCGGTAGTCGGCTCGTTCATCAACGAGTTCCTGCCCTGGCAGGACCTGATCAGCTACCTCGATGCCATCCTGCGTGTGTACAACCGTTACGGCCGCCGTGACAACAAGTACAAGGCGCGGATCAAGATCCTGGTCAAGGCCCTTACCCCGGAAGTGTTCGCCGAGAAGGTCGAGGCCGAAATGGTCCACCTGCGCGGCGGCAGCACCACCCTGACCGAGGCCGAAGTGCAGCGCGTTTCGCGCCACTTCGTCGACCCGGACTACCTGGCACTCGACAACGTCGACTACAGCGCCTTGGATGCCGAGTACCCAGGTTTTGCCCGCTGGCGTTCGCGCAATACCCGCGCCCACAAGCGCCCGGGCTATGTGGCCGTGACCCTGTCGCTCAAGCCCACCGGTGTAGCCCCGGGCGACCTGACCGACAAGCAGCTGGACGCCGTGGCCGACCTGGCCGAGCGCTACAGCTTCGGTTTCCTGCGCACCTCGCACGAGCAGAACATCATTCTTGCCGACGTCGAGCAGCGCCAGCTGCACGCACTGTGGCTGGAGCTGCGCGAGGCCGGCTTCGCCACCCCGAACATCGGCCTGCTCACCGACATCATCTGCTGCCCGGGCGGTGACTACTGCTCGCTGGCCAACGCCAAGTCGATCCCGATCGCCGAATCCATCCAGCGCCGCTTCGACGACCTGGACTACCTGTTCGACATCGGCGAAATCGACCTGAACATTTCCGGCTGCATGAACGCCTGCGGCCACCACCACGTGGGCCACATCGGCATTCTCGGCGTGGACAAGAAGGGCGAGGAGTTCTACCAGGTGTCGCTGGGCGGCAATGCCGCGCGTGGCGCGAGCCTGGGCAAGATCCTCGGCCCGTCCTTCGCCCAGGACGACATGGCCGATGTGATCGAGAAGCTGATCGCCGTGTACGTCGAGCAACGTACCGAGGAAGAGCGTTTCATCGACACCTACCAGCGTATCGGCATCGACCCCTTCAAGGAACGCGTCTATGCAGCGAATCATTAA
- the dkgB gene encoding 2,5-didehydrogluconate reductase DkgB — MSIPSFGLGTFRLTGQAVINSVKAALELGYRVIDTAQIYDNEAEIGQAIAESGVPRSELFITTKIWVANYAADKLIPSLRESLHKLRTDHVDLLLIHWPAPGNGVELPEYMAALAEAKALGLTRQIGVSNFNIELTRQAIEVVGKGEIATNQIELSPYLQNHKLVSFLKEQGITVTSYMTLAYGKVLKDPVLADIGARHKATVAQVALAWALQQGYAVIPSSTKRENLASNLLAQSLLLDADDMARIATLERNGREVSPDGLAPAWD; from the coding sequence ATGAGCATTCCATCCTTCGGCCTTGGCACCTTCCGCCTCACTGGCCAGGCCGTCATCAATTCAGTCAAGGCAGCCCTGGAGCTGGGCTACCGGGTCATCGACACCGCGCAGATCTACGACAACGAGGCAGAAATCGGCCAGGCCATCGCCGAAAGCGGCGTGCCGCGCAGCGAGCTGTTCATCACTACCAAGATCTGGGTAGCCAACTACGCCGCCGACAAACTGATCCCCAGCCTGCGCGAAAGCCTGCACAAACTGCGCACCGACCATGTCGACCTGCTGCTGATCCACTGGCCAGCCCCAGGCAACGGCGTTGAACTGCCCGAGTACATGGCCGCCCTGGCCGAAGCCAAAGCGCTGGGCCTGACCCGCCAGATCGGTGTGTCCAACTTCAACATCGAGTTGACTCGCCAAGCCATCGAAGTGGTCGGCAAAGGCGAGATCGCCACCAACCAGATCGAGCTCAGCCCGTATCTGCAGAACCACAAGTTGGTGAGCTTTCTCAAAGAACAAGGCATCACCGTCACCTCGTACATGACGCTGGCCTACGGCAAGGTCCTGAAAGACCCGGTACTCGCCGACATCGGCGCCAGGCACAAGGCCACGGTCGCCCAGGTTGCCCTGGCCTGGGCCCTGCAGCAGGGCTACGCGGTAATCCCGTCGTCTACCAAGCGCGAGAACCTGGCCAGCAACCTGCTCGCCCAGAGCCTGCTGCTAGACGCCGATGACATGGCCCGGATTGCCACGCTGGAACGCAATGGCCGCGAAGTCAGCCCCGACGGCCTGGCCCCTGCCTGGGATTGA
- the metH gene encoding methionine synthase, producing the protein MSDRSARLQALQNALQQRILILDGGMGTMIQSYRLEEHDYRGTRFADWPSDVKGNNDLLLLSRPDVIAAIEKAYLDAGADILETNTFNATQISQADYGMESLVYELNVEGARIARQVADAKTLETPDKPRFVAGVLGPTSRTCSISPDVNDPGYRNVTFDELVANYIEATRGLIEGGADLLLIETIFDTLNAKAAIFAVQQVFEDDGIELPIMISGTITDASGRTLSGQTTEAFWNSVRHAKPISVGLNCALGAKDLRPYLEELATKADTHVSAHPNAGLPNAFGEYDETPAEMAAVVEEFAASGFLNIIGGCCGTTPGHIQAIAEAVAKYPPRKIPQIAKACRLSGLEPFTIDRQSLFVNVGERTNITGSAKFARLIREENYTEALEVALQQVEAGAQVIDINMDEGMLDSQAAMVRFLNLIAGEPDISRVPIMIDSSKWEVIEAGLKCIQGKGIVNSISMKEGVEQFKHHARLCKRYGAAVVVMAFDEVGQADTAARKKEICQRSYDILVNEVGFPPEDIIFDPNIFAVATGIEEHNNYAVDFIEACAYIRDHLPYALSSGGVSNVSFSFRGNNPVREAIHSVFLYHAIQNGLTMGIVNAGQLEIYDEIPAELREKVEDVVLNRTPHGTDALLAIADNYKGGGATREVENEEWRSLPVEKRLEHALVKGITAFIVEDTEECRQQCARPIEVIEGPLMSGMNVVGDLFGAGKMFLPQVVKSARVMKQAVAHLIPFIEAEKGDKPEAKGKILMATVKGDVHDIGKNIVGVVLGCNGYDIVDLGVMVPAEKILQTARDEKCDIIGLSGLITPSLDEMVHVAREMQRQGFELPLMIGGATTSKAHTAVKIEPKYSNDAVVYVTDASRAVGVATQLLSRELKAGFVEKTRQEYEEVRERTANRSARTERLSYAQAIAAKPQYDWASYQPAVPSFTGVKVLENIDLRTLAEYIDWTPFFISWDLAGKFPRILTDEVVGEAATALYKDAREMLDKLIDEKLISARAVFGFWPANQVADDDIEVYGDNGQALATLHHLRQQTIKPDGKPNWSLADFVAPKASGVTDYVGGFITTAGIGAEEVAKAYQDKGDDYSSIMVKALADRLAEACAEWLHEQVRKEHWGYARDEHLDNEALIKEQYRGIRPAPGYPACPDHTEKETLFRLLDGTAIGETGPSGVFLTDHFAMFPAAAVSGWYFAHPQAQYFAVGKVDRDQIENYSARKGQDISVSERWLAPNLGYDS; encoded by the coding sequence ATGTCCGACCGTAGCGCTCGTCTCCAAGCACTCCAGAACGCACTCCAGCAGCGCATCCTGATCCTCGACGGCGGCATGGGTACTATGATCCAAAGCTACCGGCTGGAGGAACACGACTATCGTGGCACGCGTTTCGCTGATTGGCCAAGCGATGTCAAAGGTAACAACGACCTGCTGCTGCTCAGCCGCCCCGATGTGATCGCGGCCATCGAGAAGGCCTACCTGGATGCCGGGGCCGATATCCTCGAAACCAACACCTTCAACGCCACGCAGATTTCCCAGGCCGATTACGGCATGGAGTCGCTGGTCTACGAGCTGAACGTCGAGGGCGCACGCATCGCCCGCCAGGTGGCCGACGCCAAGACCCTGGAAACCCCGGACAAGCCACGCTTCGTCGCCGGGGTACTCGGCCCGACCAGCCGCACCTGCTCGATTTCCCCGGACGTCAACGACCCCGGTTACCGTAACGTCACCTTCGACGAACTGGTCGCCAACTACATCGAGGCCACCCGCGGCCTGATCGAGGGCGGCGCCGACCTGTTGCTGATCGAGACCATCTTCGACACCCTCAACGCCAAGGCAGCGATCTTCGCCGTGCAGCAAGTGTTCGAAGACGACGGCATCGAACTGCCGATCATGATCTCCGGCACCATCACCGACGCCTCCGGGCGCACCCTGTCGGGCCAGACCACCGAGGCCTTCTGGAACTCGGTTCGCCATGCCAAGCCGATTTCCGTGGGCCTGAACTGCGCGCTCGGCGCCAAGGACCTGCGCCCATACCTGGAGGAGCTGGCGACCAAGGCCGACACCCACGTCTCGGCCCACCCCAACGCCGGCCTGCCGAACGCCTTCGGCGAGTACGACGAGACCCCGGCGGAAATGGCCGCCGTGGTCGAGGAATTCGCCGCCAGCGGCTTCCTCAACATCATCGGCGGTTGCTGCGGCACCACCCCGGGCCACATCCAGGCCATCGCCGAAGCCGTGGCCAAGTACCCGCCGCGCAAGATTCCGCAAATCGCCAAGGCCTGCCGCCTGTCAGGCCTGGAACCGTTCACCATCGACCGCCAGTCGCTGTTCGTCAACGTCGGCGAGCGCACCAACATCACCGGCTCCGCCAAGTTCGCCCGGCTGATCCGCGAGGAGAACTACACCGAAGCCCTGGAAGTCGCCCTGCAGCAGGTCGAGGCCGGCGCCCAGGTGATCGACATCAACATGGACGAAGGGATGCTCGACTCCCAGGCCGCCATGGTCCGCTTCCTCAACCTGATCGCTGGCGAGCCCGATATCTCGCGCGTGCCGATCATGATCGACTCGTCCAAGTGGGAGGTGATCGAGGCCGGCCTGAAGTGCATCCAGGGCAAGGGCATCGTCAACTCGATTTCCATGAAGGAAGGCGTCGAGCAGTTCAAGCACCATGCCCGCCTGTGCAAGCGCTATGGCGCCGCCGTGGTGGTGATGGCATTCGACGAGGTCGGCCAGGCCGACACCGCCGCGCGCAAGAAGGAAATCTGCCAGCGCAGCTATGACATCCTGGTCAACGAAGTGGGCTTCCCGCCGGAAGACATCATCTTCGACCCGAACATCTTCGCCGTCGCCACCGGTATCGAGGAGCACAACAACTACGCCGTCGATTTCATCGAGGCCTGTGCCTACATCCGCGACCACCTGCCGTACGCACTGAGTTCGGGCGGCGTGTCCAACGTGTCGTTCTCGTTCCGTGGCAACAACCCGGTGCGTGAAGCGATCCACTCGGTGTTCCTGTACCACGCGATCCAGAACGGCCTGACCATGGGTATCGTCAACGCCGGCCAGCTGGAGATCTACGACGAGATCCCTGCCGAGCTGCGGGAAAAGGTCGAAGACGTCGTGCTCAACCGAACCCCACATGGCACCGACGCACTGCTGGCCATCGCCGACAATTACAAGGGCGGCGGCGCAACCCGTGAAGTGGAAAACGAAGAGTGGCGCTCGCTGCCGGTGGAGAAGCGCCTGGAGCACGCGCTGGTGAAAGGCATCACGGCGTTCATCGTCGAAGACACCGAAGAATGCCGCCAGCAATGCGCGCGCCCCATCGAAGTGATCGAAGGCCCGCTGATGAGCGGCATGAACGTGGTGGGCGACCTGTTCGGTGCGGGCAAGATGTTCCTGCCGCAGGTGGTCAAGTCGGCCCGCGTGATGAAGCAGGCGGTGGCGCACCTGATTCCGTTCATCGAAGCCGAGAAAGGCGACAAGCCAGAGGCCAAGGGCAAGATCCTGATGGCCACGGTGAAAGGCGACGTGCACGACATCGGCAAGAACATCGTTGGCGTGGTGCTGGGCTGCAACGGCTACGACATCGTCGACCTTGGCGTGATGGTGCCGGCCGAAAAGATCCTGCAAACCGCTCGCGACGAGAAGTGCGACATCATCGGCCTGTCCGGCCTGATCACGCCGTCACTCGACGAGATGGTCCACGTGGCGCGCGAAATGCAGCGCCAGGGCTTCGAACTGCCGTTGATGATCGGTGGCGCCACCACCTCCAAGGCGCACACTGCAGTCAAGATCGAGCCCAAGTACAGCAACGACGCGGTGGTCTATGTCACCGACGCATCGCGTGCCGTGGGCGTGGCCACACAGTTGCTGTCCAGGGAGTTGAAAGCCGGCTTCGTCGAGAAGACCCGCCAGGAATATGAAGAAGTGCGCGAGCGCACCGCCAACCGCAGTGCCCGCACCGAGCGCCTGAGCTACGCCCAGGCCATTGCAGCCAAGCCGCAGTACGACTGGGCCAGCTACCAGCCGGCAGTGCCCTCCTTCACTGGCGTCAAGGTGCTGGAGAACATCGACCTGCGCACCTTGGCCGAATACATCGACTGGACACCGTTCTTCATTTCCTGGGACCTGGCCGGCAAGTTCCCGCGCATTCTCACCGACGAGGTGGTGGGCGAGGCTGCCACGGCGCTGTACAAGGATGCGCGCGAGATGCTCGACAAGCTGATCGACGAAAAGCTTATCAGCGCCCGCGCGGTGTTCGGCTTCTGGCCGGCCAACCAGGTGGCCGATGACGATATCGAAGTGTACGGCGACAACGGCCAGGCCCTGGCCACCCTGCATCACCTGCGCCAGCAGACCATCAAGCCGGACGGCAAGCCCAACTGGTCGCTGGCCGACTTCGTCGCACCGAAGGCCAGTGGCGTTACCGACTACGTGGGCGGTTTCATCACCACCGCCGGCATCGGTGCCGAGGAAGTGGCCAAGGCCTACCAGGACAAGGGCGACGACTACAGTTCGATCATGGTCAAGGCCCTCGCCGACCGCCTGGCCGAGGCCTGTGCCGAATGGCTGCACGAGCAGGTGCGTAAAGAGCACTGGGGCTATGCCCGCGACGAACACCTCGACAACGAGGCGCTGATCAAGGAGCAGTACCGCGGCATCCGCCCGGCGCCGGGGTATCCGGCCTGCCCGGACCACACCGAGAAGGAAACCCTGTTCCGCCTGCTCGATGGCACGGCCATCGGCGAGACCGGGCCGAGCGGCGTGTTCCTTACCGATCACTTTGCGATGTTCCCGGCGGCGGCGGTCAGTGGCTGGTACTTTGCCCACCCGCAGGCGCAGTACTTTGCCGTAGGCAAGGTCGACCGGGACCAGATCGAAAACTACAGCGCGCGCAAAGGCCAGGACATCAGCGTGAGCGAGCGCTGGCTGGCGCCCAACCTCGGATACGACAGCTAA
- a CDS encoding DUF934 domain-containing protein, with protein MQRIIKNNQIVDETWHLLPKDTSFDELTNCDDYIVPLQMWRDHAHALKARDGGLGVWLDSDEEAEEIGDDVQHFQVIALNFPAFTDGRNYSNARLLRERYGFKGELRAIGDVLRDQLFFMARCGFDAFAIRADKDPDDALQSLKDFSVTYQAATDEPLPLFRRR; from the coding sequence ATGCAGCGAATCATTAAGAACAACCAGATCGTCGACGAAACCTGGCACCTGCTGCCCAAGGACACCTCATTCGACGAGCTGACCAACTGCGACGACTACATTGTCCCGCTGCAGATGTGGCGCGACCATGCCCATGCACTGAAGGCCCGCGACGGTGGCCTGGGTGTGTGGCTGGACAGCGATGAAGAAGCGGAAGAAATCGGCGACGACGTGCAGCACTTCCAGGTCATCGCCCTGAACTTCCCGGCCTTCACCGATGGGCGCAACTACTCCAATGCGCGCCTGCTGCGTGAGCGCTACGGCTTCAAGGGTGAGCTGCGTGCCATTGGTGACGTGCTGCGCGACCAGCTGTTCTTCATGGCCCGTTGCGGCTTCGACGCCTTCGCCATCCGTGCCGACAAGGACCCGGACGACGCCCTGCAAAGCCTGAAAGACTTCTCGGTGACCTACCAGGCCGCCACCGACGAGCCGCTGCCACTGTTCCGCCGCCGCTGA
- a CDS encoding ABC transporter substrate-binding protein — MLKALCQSLCLVLPLAASAQPVSVVFLNPGLSTETFWTTYTRFMQAAADELGMTLRVEYSERRADLALSHARAILNGPQRPDYLVLVNEQYVAPEIMRLSRGTGVKLFLVNNGLTASQALSIEAQPDKYAEPLGTLVSNDEEAGFQMLHQMVAQLPRDSGPVDLLAFAGVNTTPASQLRVEGMRRALADYPQVRLRQVVYGGWNRQRAYEQAQQLLLRYPDTRLVWSANDEMAFGAMQAFEEAGRRPGHDVLFGTINSSPEALRARIDGRLSVLLGGHFTLGGWAMVMLHDDAQGVPVNRDGLREHRVPVLQVIDQAKAKRWLELLERSDYGVDFLHYSAEGRPASYQYPFLTSPINY; from the coding sequence ATGCTCAAGGCGTTGTGCCAAAGCTTGTGTCTTGTCTTGCCACTGGCGGCAAGTGCGCAACCGGTTTCGGTGGTTTTCCTCAACCCGGGGCTGTCCACCGAGACGTTCTGGACCACGTATACCCGCTTCATGCAAGCGGCTGCGGACGAGCTGGGCATGACCCTGCGCGTGGAATACAGCGAGCGCCGCGCTGACCTGGCGCTAAGCCACGCCAGGGCGATCCTGAACGGGCCGCAGCGGCCGGATTACCTGGTGCTGGTCAACGAGCAGTATGTGGCCCCGGAGATCATGCGCCTGTCGCGTGGCACCGGGGTCAAGCTGTTCCTGGTCAACAACGGCCTCACCGCCAGCCAGGCGCTGAGTATCGAGGCCCAGCCTGACAAGTATGCCGAGCCCCTGGGCACCTTGGTCAGCAACGACGAGGAGGCAGGCTTCCAGATGTTGCACCAGATGGTCGCACAACTGCCCCGTGACAGTGGGCCGGTGGACCTGTTGGCCTTTGCCGGGGTCAACACCACCCCGGCCTCGCAACTGCGCGTGGAGGGCATGCGCCGCGCCTTGGCCGACTACCCTCAGGTGCGCCTGCGCCAGGTGGTATACGGTGGCTGGAACCGTCAGCGCGCCTATGAGCAGGCGCAGCAGCTGCTGTTGCGTTATCCGGACACCCGCCTGGTGTGGTCGGCGAATGACGAAATGGCTTTTGGCGCCATGCAGGCGTTCGAGGAGGCAGGGCGCCGACCGGGGCATGACGTGCTATTCGGTACCATCAACAGTTCGCCCGAGGCGCTGCGTGCACGTATCGACGGGCGCCTGAGTGTCCTGTTGGGCGGGCATTTCACCCTCGGTGGCTGGGCCATGGTGATGCTGCATGATGATGCCCAGGGGGTGCCGGTGAACCGTGACGGCCTGCGCGAGCACCGCGTGCCGGTGTTGCAGGTGATCGACCAGGCCAAGGCAAAGCGCTGGCTGGAACTGCTGGAACGTAGCGACTACGGCGTCGATTTCCTGCATTACAGTGCCGAAGGGCGGCCGGCCAGCTACCAGTACCCGTTTCTGACGTCACCGATCAATTATTGA
- a CDS encoding DUF2970 domain-containing protein — MDDSSQGKPPTFWQMLHSILAAAFGVQSGKNRARDFTHGKASHFIALGTLFTLVFIAILIGLVQLALHLAR; from the coding sequence ATGGACGATTCCAGCCAGGGCAAACCCCCAACCTTCTGGCAGATGCTGCACAGCATCCTCGCCGCCGCCTTCGGCGTGCAAAGCGGCAAGAACCGCGCCCGCGACTTCACTCACGGCAAGGCCAGCCACTTCATCGCGCTGGGGACGCTGTTCACCCTGGTGTTCATCGCCATACTGATCGGCCTGGTGCAATTGGCCCTGCACCTGGCCCGCTAG
- a CDS encoding fatty acid cis/trans isomerase, with product MVHRILAAAFALLISSVAFGQAPQSSPAISYTRDIQPIFTEKCVACHACNDAACQLKLESPEGAVRGASKVPVYQGDRSKAVPTTRLFYDAHSEAQWRKKGFYSVLDSQGSQAALMARMLELGHKTPLTPNAKLPEDIVLGLNRENMCPLPHEFDAYAGAHPREGMPLAVTGLTDKEYDTLRRWLAAGAPVEYQPIKPSAAEATQIAEWEELLNRPGSTEALVGRWLYEHLFLAHIYFAGGEQGHFFQWVRSRTPSGQPVDLIATRRPNDPPGTDFYYRLIPVQGVIVHKTHITYPMGPQKLKRVKQLFYAGDWHATALPGYGPRHRANPFETFEAIPAVARYQFMLDNAEYFVRTFIRGPVCRGQIATDVIRDNFWALFQEPAHDRYITDAKYRGEATPLLAMPGQIDDVGSVLSLWHAYRDKRNEYEKLRREAYADMPAPGWATLWAGNDNALLSIFRHFDSASVTKGLVGDVPLTVWLFDYPLFERTYYQLAVNFDVFGNVSHQLQTRLYFDLIRNGAEVNFLRLMPADQRKVILGDWYQNSGKVKMWMDYEEIDTDTPTGIKLDPRDPKRDFGLKLLQRTGSLNAAPDPINRCQGAYCSRPQISAEFRNVEQALSRLVSRPAAGLKVINQLPEATMLRIEGAGGQRQVYSLLRNRAHSNVAFLLGEAYRYQPGLDTLTLYPGVLSSYPNFIFNIPAGDVPEFVEDMEYAKDDAARLERIVMRWGVRRSHPEFWRYFHDLNSFIKETEPAEAGVLDMNRYENL from the coding sequence ATGGTGCATCGTATCCTTGCCGCCGCTTTCGCGCTGTTGATCAGCAGCGTGGCGTTCGGGCAAGCCCCCCAATCGAGCCCGGCTATCTCCTATACCCGGGACATCCAACCGATCTTCACCGAGAAATGCGTGGCCTGCCACGCCTGCAACGACGCCGCCTGCCAGCTGAAGCTGGAAAGCCCTGAGGGCGCGGTGCGGGGGGCCAGCAAGGTCCCGGTGTACCAGGGTGACCGCAGCAAGGCGGTGCCCACCACGCGGCTGTTCTACGATGCCCACAGCGAGGCGCAGTGGCGCAAGAAGGGCTTCTACTCGGTGCTCGACAGCCAAGGCAGCCAGGCCGCGCTGATGGCGCGCATGCTCGAACTGGGGCACAAGACCCCGCTTACGCCCAATGCCAAGCTGCCCGAGGACATCGTCCTGGGCCTGAATCGGGAAAACATGTGCCCCTTGCCTCACGAGTTCGACGCCTATGCCGGCGCCCACCCCAGGGAGGGCATGCCACTGGCGGTAACCGGGCTGACCGACAAGGAGTACGACACCCTGCGCCGCTGGCTGGCCGCCGGGGCGCCGGTCGAGTACCAGCCAATCAAGCCAAGCGCAGCCGAAGCCACGCAGATCGCCGAATGGGAAGAACTGCTCAACCGCCCCGGTTCCACCGAGGCACTGGTCGGCCGCTGGCTGTACGAGCACCTGTTCCTGGCCCACATCTACTTCGCCGGTGGCGAGCAGGGCCACTTCTTCCAGTGGGTGCGCTCGCGCACGCCAAGCGGCCAGCCGGTCGACCTGATCGCCACGCGCCGCCCCAACGACCCGCCGGGCACCGATTTCTATTACCGCCTGATTCCGGTGCAGGGCGTGATCGTGCACAAGACGCATATCACCTACCCGATGGGGCCGCAGAAACTCAAGCGGGTCAAGCAACTGTTCTACGCCGGCGACTGGCATGCCACCGCGCTGCCAGGCTACGGGCCGCGCCACCGGGCCAACCCGTTCGAGACCTTCGAGGCGATCCCGGCGGTGGCGCGCTACCAGTTCATGCTGGATAACGCCGAGTACTTCGTGCGGACCTTCATCCGTGGCCCGGTCTGCCGTGGCCAGATCGCCACCGATGTGATCCGCGACAACTTCTGGGCGTTGTTCCAGGAGCCGGCCCATGACCGCTACATCACCGACGCCAAGTACCGGGGCGAGGCCACGCCGCTGCTGGCCATGCCCGGGCAGATCGATGACGTGGGCAGTGTGCTGAGCCTGTGGCACGCCTACCGCGACAAACGCAACGAGTACGAGAAACTGCGCCGCGAAGCCTATGCCGACATGCCGGCGCCGGGCTGGGCGACGTTGTGGGCCGGCAACGATAATGCGCTGCTGAGCATCTTCCGCCACTTCGACAGCGCCTCGGTGACCAAGGGCCTGGTCGGCGATGTGCCGCTGACCGTGTGGCTGTTCGACTACCCGCTGTTCGAGCGCACCTATTACCAGTTGGCGGTCAACTTCGACGTGTTCGGCAACGTTTCGCACCAGTTGCAGACCCGTCTGTACTTCGACCTCATCCGTAACGGTGCCGAAGTCAACTTCCTGCGCCTGATGCCGGCCGACCAGCGCAAGGTGATCCTCGGCGACTGGTACCAGAACAGTGGCAAGGTGAAGATGTGGATGGACTACGAGGAAATCGACACCGACACCCCAACGGGCATCAAGCTCGACCCGCGCGACCCCAAGCGCGACTTCGGCCTGAAACTGTTGCAGCGCACCGGCAGCCTGAATGCCGCGCCCGACCCGATCAACCGCTGCCAGGGCGCATACTGCTCTCGGCCGCAGATAAGCGCAGAATTCCGCAATGTCGAGCAGGCACTCAGCCGCCTGGTGTCGCGCCCGGCTGCCGGGTTGAAGGTGATCAACCAGCTGCCCGAGGCGACCATGCTGCGCATCGAAGGGGCGGGTGGCCAGCGTCAGGTGTACAGCTTGCTGCGCAACCGCGCGCACAGCAACGTGGCTTTCCTGCTGGGAGAGGCATACCGCTACCAGCCGGGGCTGGATACCCTGACCCTGTACCCGGGCGTGCTCAGCAGCTACCCGAACTTCATCTTCAATATCCCGGCCGGGGATGTGCCGGAGTTCGTCGAGGACATGGAATACGCGAAGGATGATGCCGCGCGCTTAGAGCGCATCGTCATGCGCTGGGGTGTGCGTCGCAGCCACCCCGAGTTCTGGCGCTACTTCCATGACCTGAACAGCTTCATCAAGGAGACCGAGCCGGCCGAGGCGGGCGTGCTGGACATGAACCGCTACGAGAACCTCTGA